Proteins from a single region of Artemia franciscana chromosome 2, ASM3288406v1, whole genome shotgun sequence:
- the LOC136035997 gene encoding glycogen [starch] synthase-like — translation MSGNSVTPITRRFYSTNDLMGVLDSGDSAEAENIWTFECAWEVVNKVGGIYTVIRSKTGISVEETGNRYVLMGPYKKQFAQTEIEEFEFSQGPLYDVVTKLRDNGFKIHTGSWLVDGNPLVLLFDISSVSYNLNKYKQELFDKSGIGLPDNDTESNDCVLFGFMVAQFIADFNHFANKDVEISPKIVCHFHEWLSGIGLIMIRLWNINVSTVFTTHATLLGRYLCAGSIDFYNSLDKFDIDAEAGKRQIYHRYCIERAATHQAHIFTTVSDITGIEAEHLLKRKPDIITPNGLNVKKFSALHEFQNLHAVNKEKIHDFVRGHFHGYHDFDLDKTLYFFIAGRYEFSNKGADLFIEGLARLNHMIKESGSDKTVVAFLIFPTRTNSYNVESLRGQAIAKSLRDTVHVVQQDIGKRMYDACLSGKLPDSEELLSKDDLVKLKRCVFASHRSSLPPITTHNVVDDHADPVLYNLRRCQLFNNRSDRVKVIFHPEFLSSSNPLFGLDYEDFVRGCHLGVFPSYYEPWGYTPAECTVMGIPSVTTNLSGFGCFMDDHVADPTSYGIYIVDRRFIGLDDSISQLASYMHDFVSLNRRQRIIQRNRTERLSDLLDWRSLATYYRRARMLALHKVFPELIIEDENGVRHIKYPRPISEPPSPASSRATTPAPSN, via the coding sequence ATGTCTGGCAACTCTGTAACGCCCATCACTCGAAGATTCTACAGCACCAATGATCTCATGGGGGTCCTCGACAGTGGTGACAGTGCAGAAGCTGAGAACATTTGGACATTTGAATGCGCATGGGAGGTAGTTAACAAAGTTGGTGGGATTTATACAGTTATCCGGTCGAAGACTGGGATTTCTGTTGAAGAGACGGGTAATAGGTATGTACTAATGGGTCCATACAAGAAACAATTTGCTCAAACAGAAATCGAGGAGTTTGAGTTTTCTCAGGGCCCACTATATGATGTTGTGACCAAGCTGAGAGATAATGGCTTCAAAATTCATACGGGCAGTTGGCTAGTGGACGGCAATCCTTTAGTACTTTTATTTGACATTTCTTCAGTTTCTTACAATTTGAATAAGTACAAGCAAGAACTGTTCGACAAAAGTGGAATTGGGCTTCCTGATAATGATACTGAGTCCAACGATTGTGTTTTGTTTGGGTTTATGGTAGCTcaatttattgctgattttaaccATTTCGCTAATAAAGACGTTGAGATTTCCCCAAAAATTGTCTGCCATTTTCACGAATGGCTCTCAGGAATTGGACTCATCATGATTCGACTCTGGAATATAAATGTGTCTACTGTTTTTACGACACACGCCACCCTTCTTGGTCGATATTTATGTGCCGGTAGTATTGACTTTTATAATAGTCTAGATAAATTTGATATTGACGCCGAAGCTGGTAAGCGTCAGATATATCACCGCTATTGCATTGAAAGGGCTGCGACTCATCAAGCGCACATTTTTACAACTGTATCTGACATCACAGGCATTGAAGCTGAACATCTTCTAAAACGGAAGCCAGATATTATAACCCCCAATGGGCTTAATGTGAAGAAATTTAGCGCACTACATGAATTTCAAAATCTACACGCtgtaaacaaagagaaaatacatgACTTTGTTCGTGGACATTTCCATGGTTATCACGATTTTGACCTTGACAAAacgttatatttttttattgctggtAGATACGAATTTAGCAATAAGGGAGCTGATTTGTTTATAGAAGGATTAGCACGACTTAACCACATGATAAAAGAATCCGGTTCGGATAAGACAGTTGTTGCTTTTTTGATTTTCCCAACTCGTACAAATAGCTATAATGTAGAAAGTCTTCGAGGACAAGCAATTGCAAAAAGCCTACGGGACACTGTTCATGTCGTTCAGCAGGATATTGGGAAAAGGATGTATGATGCTTGTCTTAGTGGTAAACTACCAGATAGCGAAGAGCTTCTCTCAAAGGATGACCTTGTCAAACTTAAACGATGCGTTTTTGCAAGCCACCGCTCCTCTCTACCACCGATCACAACCCATAATGTAGTTGATGACCACGCAGATCCTGTTCTTTATAACCTGAGAAGATGTCAACTGTTTAATAATAGAAGCGATCGAGTAAAAGTGATTTTTCACCCTGAATTTCTTTCCTCTAGTAATCCTCTTTTTGGATTAGACTATGAGGATTTCGTCCGAGGCTGTCACTTAGGAGTCTTTCCAAGCTACTATGAGCCATGGGGATATACACCCGCTGAATGCACAGTGATGGGTATCCCATCTGTGACCACAAACCTTTCAGGGTTTGGTTGTTTTATGGATGATCATGTTGCAGACCCAACCAGCTATGGGATCTATATTGTAGATCGCCGTTTCATAGGTCTTGACGATTCCATCTCACAGCTTGCTTCGTATATGCATGATTTCGTAAGCTTAAATCGTCGACAACGAATAATTCAGCGTAATCGCACGGAACGTCTAAGTGACCTTCTCGACTGGAGATCCCTTGCAACTTATTACAGAAGAGCAAGGATGCTAGCTCTCCATAAAGTCTTCCCTGAACTGATAATTGAAGATGAAAACGGTGTTAGACACATCAAATACCCTCGCCCTATATCAGAACCCCCTTCACCTGCTTCTTCAAGAGCCACTACTCCTGCTCCTAGTAATTAA